In Rahnella aquatilis CIP 78.65 = ATCC 33071, one DNA window encodes the following:
- the ispF gene encoding 2-C-methyl-D-erythritol 2,4-cyclodiphosphate synthase: protein MRIGHGFDVHKFGGEGPLVIGGVRIPYPQGLLAHSDGDVALHAATDALLGAAALGDIGKLFPDTDPAFKGADSRELLREAYRRIRAKGYKLGNLDITIIAQAPKMAPHIPQMRVFLAEDLQCHMDDVNVKATTTEQLGFTGRGEGIACEAVALLIKE from the coding sequence ATGCGTATCGGTCACGGTTTTGATGTACATAAGTTTGGCGGCGAAGGCCCGCTGGTGATCGGTGGGGTGCGTATCCCTTATCCGCAGGGTTTACTGGCGCATTCAGATGGCGATGTTGCCCTGCACGCGGCCACTGACGCGCTGCTCGGCGCGGCTGCGCTGGGTGATATCGGCAAGCTTTTCCCGGACACTGATCCGGCATTCAAAGGTGCTGACAGCCGCGAACTGCTGCGCGAGGCTTATCGCCGCATCCGTGCAAAAGGCTACAAGCTGGGCAATCTGGATATCACCATCATCGCGCAGGCACCGAAAATGGCACCGCACATCCCGCAGATGCGCGTGTTTCTGGCAGAAGATCTGCAATGCCATATGGATGACGTCAACGTGAAAGCCACGACCACCGAACAGCTGGGCTTTACCGGCCGTGGCGAAGGCATTGCCTGCGAAGCCGTTGCCCTGCTGATTAAGGAATGA
- the ftsB gene encoding cell division protein FtsB, whose amino-acid sequence MGKLTLLLLILLGWLQYSLWLGKNGIHDYVRVNDDVQVQQVNNGKLKSRNDQLFAEIDDLNGGQEAIEERARNELGMIKPGETFYRLVPDNKRAPGSTVSQNNLNQ is encoded by the coding sequence ATGGGCAAACTAACACTGCTATTACTGATTTTACTTGGCTGGCTACAGTATTCGCTGTGGCTGGGTAAGAATGGTATTCACGATTATGTACGTGTAAATGATGACGTTCAGGTGCAACAAGTTAATAACGGCAAACTGAAATCACGTAATGATCAACTTTTCGCAGAAATCGACGATTTAAACGGCGGTCAGGAAGCGATAGAAGAACGCGCACGCAACGAACTGGGCATGATTAAACCCGGCGAGACTTTCTATCGTCTGGTGCCTGACAATAAACGTGCGCCGGGCAGCACCGTTTCGCAAAACAACCTGAATCAATAG
- the cysC gene encoding adenylyl-sulfate kinase yields the protein MASPDGSLLKDDNVVWHPHAVTRADREKQHGHRGAVLWFTGLSGSGKSTVAGALEQALHAQGVSTYLLDGDNVRHGLCRDLGFTDDDRRENIRRVGEVAKLMVDAGQVVLTAFISPHRAEREMVRDLLGDGQFIEVFVDTPLAICEARDPKGLYKKARAGELKNFTGIDSEYQPPETPDVHLDGEQLVTQLVPQLLEVMRQRAIINP from the coding sequence ATGGCGTCACCGGACGGCTCCTTACTTAAAGATGACAATGTTGTCTGGCATCCGCACGCGGTGACGCGTGCGGATCGCGAAAAGCAACATGGTCATCGCGGTGCGGTGCTATGGTTCACCGGGCTTTCGGGCTCGGGGAAATCCACCGTGGCCGGTGCACTGGAGCAGGCACTGCATGCTCAGGGCGTCAGCACGTATCTGCTGGATGGCGACAATGTCCGCCACGGACTGTGCCGTGATCTGGGATTCACCGACGATGACCGGCGTGAAAACATCCGTCGTGTGGGTGAAGTGGCAAAACTGATGGTGGATGCCGGGCAGGTTGTGCTGACGGCGTTCATTTCACCTCACCGCGCCGAGCGTGAAATGGTGCGTGATTTGCTGGGAGACGGTCAGTTTATTGAAGTGTTCGTCGATACGCCGCTGGCGATCTGCGAGGCGCGGGATCCGAAAGGTTTATATAAAAAAGCCCGTGCCGGTGAACTGAAAAACTTTACCGGTATTGATTCAGAATATCAGCCGCCGGAAACCCCGGATGTGCATCTTGATGGTGAACAATTGGTAACACAATTGGTGCCTCAATTATTAGAAGTGATGCGCCAGCGCGCTATTATCAATCCCTGA
- the ispD gene encoding 2-C-methyl-D-erythritol 4-phosphate cytidylyltransferase has protein sequence MSHTAVSLPEVIAVLPAAGIGSRMQAECPKQYLSVGGKTLIEHSIRALLQSGRVTQVIVALSPHDTQFAQLPIASDPRIRVVAGGAERAESVMAGLDVAGDSGWVLVHDAARPCLHPDDLNNLLAISATSNVGGILAAPVRDTMKRGEPGLAAIAHTVERQDLWHALTPQFFPLELLKTCLRRALDEGATVTDEASAMEYCGFHPMLIPARADNIKVTRPEDLALAEFYLTRLSQEENA, from the coding sequence ATGAGCCATACCGCAGTTTCCCTTCCAGAGGTCATTGCCGTTTTACCGGCTGCCGGCATTGGCAGCCGTATGCAGGCAGAATGCCCCAAGCAATACCTTTCTGTCGGCGGTAAAACGCTGATAGAACATTCAATTCGTGCTTTGCTGCAAAGCGGCAGAGTCACCCAGGTTATCGTGGCGTTAAGCCCGCACGACACTCAATTCGCACAACTTCCCATTGCCAGCGATCCGCGTATTCGCGTAGTGGCGGGCGGTGCTGAACGGGCTGAGTCGGTAATGGCCGGGCTGGACGTTGCCGGAGACAGCGGTTGGGTGCTGGTGCATGACGCCGCGCGCCCGTGCCTGCACCCTGACGATCTCAATAATCTGCTGGCGATTTCTGCCACCAGCAACGTCGGCGGGATCCTCGCCGCGCCGGTGCGTGACACCATGAAGCGTGGCGAACCCGGCTTAGCGGCCATTGCGCATACGGTCGAACGTCAGGATCTCTGGCATGCGCTGACGCCGCAGTTTTTTCCGCTCGAATTACTGAAAACCTGCCTGCGCCGTGCACTTGATGAAGGTGCGACGGTCACAGATGAAGCCTCAGCAATGGAATATTGCGGTTTTCATCCTATGCTGATCCCGGCACGGGCCGATAATATTAAAGTCACCCGACCAGAAGATCTGGCGTTGGCAGAATTCTATTTAACCCGCTTATCCCAGGAGGAGAACGCCTAA
- a CDS encoding DUF3561 family protein gives MQALLSRLVSRIRVDRTGEISPRIRVPIPATDSADTEEPSYSIQGGFIGFVFYWLAFAIPFLIYGSNTLFFLLYTWPFFLALMPVSVLIGIAFSMFFGGGWFKSSAVSGICVVSMFWAVFSFLSGW, from the coding sequence ATGCAGGCGTTACTTAGCAGACTTGTCAGCCGGATCCGCGTGGATCGTACCGGGGAAATCAGCCCCCGGATCCGCGTGCCGATACCGGCAACAGACAGCGCAGATACTGAGGAACCGTCCTACTCCATTCAGGGTGGGTTTATCGGTTTTGTCTTCTACTGGCTGGCGTTTGCGATCCCTTTCCTGATCTACGGTTCCAATACTCTTTTTTTCCTGCTTTACACCTGGCCGTTTTTTCTGGCACTGATGCCCGTTTCCGTGCTGATAGGCATTGCATTCAGCATGTTCTTTGGCGGTGGCTGGTTCAAAAGCTCGGCGGTCAGCGGCATCTGTGTCGTTAGCATGTTCTGGGCAGTCTTCTCTTTCTTGTCTGGCTGGTGA